A single Synergistaceae bacterium DNA region contains:
- a CDS encoding thiamine pyrophosphate-binding protein: protein MSKKLVADLIVDYLERREVRYIFGLCGHTVIGMLDALNRNEQKGGKLRYISNRHEAVASTAADGYARVTHKASVVMCHLGPGITNVLTGVANAAFDSIPMVVFAGDVPSYYYGKHPHQEVNMHGDATQYRLLEPVCKRCWRVDDAEALPDILDKAFRLAESGRPGPVLIDMPMDIWSREIEEDLFARTYQDSHITVKPALDPACAKAIAKRLIEAKAPVIHAGGGVLLAQASAELAALAEFLDIPISRTLMGQGCVSDLHPLMIGQTGFWGLAHTHEFTLGADVILALGTRFAEADSSSWYQGVTFDPSTTKFMQIDIDPTEIGRNYPVEIGAIADLKLALAQLLEAAKEIKPEGIKRAGLREKIAKAKEEFKASNVAISNDGRFPMTPQRILKELKGAIPEDALIFTDVGWNKNGVAQQYDITIPGTVHHSSGLATMGFGASAVLGGKKAAPDKICVALIGDGGFGVNPTCMATAVEEGIACTWLVMNNMAFGTIAGLENANYHTQYGTKFHTPNGEAYSPNWAKVAEGYGVDSIRVNSADELGPALKKAVEANKAGKPFLVEAIMENIAVPTPGCWNINDIYTPGDLVKEGKLVKKDANGKYIPPSHAKSHITK from the coding sequence ATGAGCAAAAAACTCGTAGCAGACCTCATTGTAGATTACCTCGAACGCCGGGAAGTAAGGTACATTTTCGGCCTCTGCGGTCATACAGTCATCGGAATGCTTGACGCTCTCAACCGCAACGAACAGAAGGGCGGAAAACTGCGCTACATCTCCAACAGGCATGAAGCAGTCGCCTCAACAGCCGCTGACGGTTACGCCAGAGTCACGCACAAAGCCTCGGTCGTAATGTGCCACTTAGGGCCGGGAATCACGAACGTGCTGACAGGAGTCGCAAATGCCGCATTCGATTCGATTCCGATGGTCGTATTCGCCGGAGACGTACCGAGCTACTATTACGGCAAGCACCCTCATCAGGAAGTCAACATGCACGGCGATGCTACACAGTACAGACTGCTTGAGCCAGTGTGCAAACGCTGCTGGAGAGTCGATGACGCAGAAGCCCTCCCGGACATTCTCGACAAGGCATTTAGGCTCGCGGAGTCAGGCAGACCCGGCCCGGTGTTAATCGATATGCCTATGGACATTTGGAGCCGCGAAATTGAAGAGGATCTTTTCGCCCGCACATATCAGGACAGCCACATAACAGTGAAGCCCGCGCTTGACCCGGCATGTGCTAAGGCAATCGCAAAGAGGCTCATTGAGGCAAAAGCACCCGTTATCCATGCCGGTGGCGGTGTTCTTCTCGCTCAGGCATCGGCGGAACTTGCAGCACTCGCAGAATTTCTTGACATTCCCATTTCTCGCACACTTATGGGACAGGGCTGCGTAAGCGACCTTCACCCGTTAATGATAGGTCAGACGGGATTCTGGGGACTGGCACACACTCATGAATTTACGCTTGGTGCTGATGTGATTCTTGCGCTTGGGACTCGTTTCGCTGAGGCTGACTCGTCGAGCTGGTATCAGGGCGTAACGTTCGATCCGTCAACAACAAAATTCATGCAGATCGACATTGACCCGACAGAGATCGGCAGGAATTATCCCGTTGAGATCGGAGCAATTGCAGACCTGAAATTAGCCCTCGCACAGCTTCTTGAAGCCGCAAAAGAAATCAAGCCGGAAGGAATCAAACGCGCCGGACTCCGTGAGAAAATCGCAAAGGCAAAAGAGGAGTTCAAAGCAAGCAACGTAGCAATCTCCAATGACGGAAGATTCCCGATGACCCCGCAGAGAATCCTCAAAGAGCTTAAAGGCGCAATCCCTGAAGACGCATTAATCTTCACCGATGTGGGATGGAACAAGAACGGAGTCGCACAGCAGTATGACATAACGATTCCCGGCACCGTACATCACTCATCAGGACTCGCGACAATGGGATTCGGAGCTTCAGCAGTTCTCGGAGGAAAGAAAGCCGCCCCGGATAAAATCTGCGTTGCGTTAATCGGTGATGGCGGATTCGGAGTCAATCCTACGTGCATGGCTACGGCTGTTGAAGAGGGAATCGCCTGCACATGGCTTGTCATGAACAATATGGCATTCGGGACAATTGCAGGACTTGAGAACGCCAATTATCACACGCAGTACGGGACGAAATTCCACACGCCGAACGGTGAAGCATATTCGCCGAACTGGGCAAAAGTCGCAGAGGGTTACGGAGTCGACTCAATCCGCGTAAATTCCGCCGATGAGTTAGGCCCCGCACTGAAGAAAGCTGTCGAGGCGAACAAAGCCGGAAAGCCTTTCCTTGTTGAGGCAATCATGGAGAATATCGCAGTACCTACGCCCGGCTGCTGGAACATCAACGACATCTATACCCCTGGCGACCTCGTGAAGGAAGGCAAGTTAGTCAAGAAGGACGCGAACGGAAAATACATTCCGCCGAGTCACGCGAAATCACACATCACGAAATAA
- a CDS encoding FAD-dependent oxidoreductase codes for MKKFLSVILCVMLLSSCAYGAFTPGTYEGEGKGYSEGSPVKVKVTVDADKITAVEIDAPEEVPFGVQNFENYAGQLIGKSEAKIDAVSNATMTRDGIVEAVSKALKAAKGESASNNAPVSFTPGEYTAEAIGYNGPVHVRARFTADKMTELEVTAHTETPHVGDIAFSIMIPEMIEANGSGVDAVSGATFSTRALRNAVNSAAEKASCTNMDAFKSAKVEHKAGKPEKYTYDVVIIGAGGAGVAAGAQAAQDGNTVLIIEKNAEAGGNTLVSGGQYQSVMPYLVWDPKNPDATTGIYAFTGQEYPKVKSVPGCINELKMILNWNEAPFDEKYYDTHEYVAGDAAELSKHGVHAEYLPVLKALKDEIREYLAWAQPKLDAGTPENQLALFSTLNLHIFQTYYGGLRQSADKKSWIYGDVNLVSQFINQAQGLKEWLEGMGATFHEDTQQTLIGALWYRENEFIGAEVDTNNDGTKESFPGRWGTYFVAPLTAMYKANPANRLMLRTTATELIKDGGRVIGVKAKRYDGTEITAYAAKGVIVATGGFAANLKEVVNDNVYWSPEYVTMSTKTTNRSSLQGDGITMAEKAGAASTGMGFTQMMPIAWIDNGNLAFGGGNYACWISPITGHRFVDEGSERDVLSLAEFKNGMDYKGSKGVFLEFYNVEQKMPAPTQLPETGDYPGRYYRRKISELPALFAELGVKADPKVVEETIRKYDQAVMTGSEFPDVGKAIASRPVGNVQKNADGSYNVSTYDLDNTVMTIRLMAPSTHHTMGGIVVDEGRHVLTSAGRIIPGLYAAGEVTGGIHGGNRLGGNAITEIFVSGRIAAQTLNAENK; via the coding sequence ATGAAAAAATTTCTCAGCGTTATTCTATGTGTAATGCTTCTCTCGTCGTGTGCTTACGGTGCATTCACGCCCGGCACATATGAAGGAGAAGGCAAAGGCTACAGCGAGGGATCGCCCGTGAAAGTGAAGGTTACTGTTGACGCGGACAAAATCACCGCCGTAGAGATTGACGCGCCGGAAGAAGTCCCGTTCGGCGTACAGAATTTCGAGAATTACGCGGGGCAGCTCATCGGAAAAAGTGAGGCAAAAATTGACGCAGTGTCAAACGCAACAATGACACGCGATGGGATCGTTGAGGCCGTCAGCAAAGCACTCAAAGCCGCAAAAGGTGAGTCAGCCAGCAACAATGCCCCCGTATCATTCACGCCGGGAGAATACACCGCCGAGGCAATTGGCTATAACGGGCCTGTTCATGTCCGCGCAAGATTCACCGCCGACAAGATGACAGAGCTTGAGGTTACAGCACACACTGAGACTCCTCACGTAGGGGATATAGCGTTCAGCATAATGATTCCCGAAATGATAGAGGCTAACGGCTCAGGGGTAGACGCTGTATCGGGCGCAACGTTCTCGACAAGGGCATTACGGAACGCCGTCAACAGTGCCGCAGAGAAAGCATCATGCACGAACATGGACGCGTTCAAGTCCGCAAAAGTCGAACACAAAGCAGGCAAGCCCGAAAAATATACGTATGACGTTGTAATCATCGGCGCGGGCGGAGCAGGAGTCGCGGCAGGAGCGCAGGCGGCTCAAGACGGGAATACAGTCCTAATCATCGAGAAAAACGCCGAGGCTGGCGGGAATACCCTCGTTTCCGGCGGTCAATATCAGTCTGTCATGCCCTATCTTGTGTGGGATCCGAAAAACCCGGACGCTACAACGGGAATTTACGCTTTCACAGGGCAGGAGTATCCCAAAGTCAAAAGCGTTCCCGGCTGTATCAATGAGCTGAAGATGATTCTGAATTGGAACGAAGCACCCTTTGACGAGAAATATTACGACACACATGAATATGTAGCAGGCGACGCGGCGGAACTCTCAAAGCACGGTGTTCACGCTGAATATTTGCCCGTCTTGAAGGCACTGAAGGACGAAATCCGCGAATATCTCGCATGGGCACAGCCTAAACTTGACGCGGGGACTCCTGAGAATCAGCTCGCGTTGTTCTCGACTCTCAATCTTCACATTTTCCAGACATATTACGGCGGACTCCGTCAGAGTGCAGACAAAAAGTCATGGATTTACGGCGATGTGAATCTCGTCAGCCAGTTCATAAATCAGGCGCAGGGTCTCAAAGAATGGCTTGAAGGAATGGGCGCAACTTTCCACGAGGACACACAGCAGACATTAATCGGCGCATTGTGGTACCGTGAGAATGAGTTTATCGGCGCGGAAGTTGACACGAACAATGACGGCACAAAGGAGAGCTTCCCGGGGCGATGGGGTACATACTTTGTCGCACCCCTCACGGCCATGTACAAAGCCAATCCCGCAAACCGTCTCATGCTACGAACAACCGCAACCGAACTCATCAAAGACGGCGGGCGCGTTATCGGCGTGAAGGCAAAACGCTATGACGGCACGGAGATTACAGCGTACGCGGCAAAGGGTGTAATAGTTGCGACAGGAGGATTCGCGGCAAACCTGAAAGAAGTTGTGAATGATAATGTCTACTGGTCGCCGGAATACGTAACAATGTCGACAAAGACAACGAACCGCTCATCGCTTCAGGGCGACGGAATCACGATGGCCGAGAAAGCCGGAGCTGCCTCGACGGGAATGGGCTTCACTCAGATGATGCCGATTGCGTGGATCGACAACGGAAATTTAGCGTTCGGCGGGGGAAATTATGCCTGCTGGATCTCACCGATAACGGGACACAGGTTTGTTGACGAGGGATCAGAGCGCGATGTTCTGTCGCTTGCTGAGTTCAAAAACGGAATGGACTACAAGGGCAGCAAGGGAGTATTTCTTGAGTTCTACAACGTTGAGCAGAAGATGCCCGCGCCGACTCAGCTCCCCGAAACGGGCGACTACCCCGGACGCTACTACAGGCGCAAAATCTCGGAGCTTCCCGCATTGTTCGCGGAGTTGGGAGTGAAGGCAGATCCGAAAGTTGTGGAGGAGACAATCCGCAAATATGATCAGGCTGTAATGACCGGCTCAGAGTTTCCCGATGTCGGAAAAGCTATAGCCTCGCGCCCTGTCGGGAACGTTCAGAAGAATGCGGACGGCTCATATAACGTCAGCACCTACGACCTAGACAACACGGTGATGACAATTCGCCTCATGGCACCGAGCACACATCACACTATGGGCGGGATTGTTGTTGACGAGGGAAGGCACGTACTCACGTCAGCGGGCAGAATCATTCCGGGACTTTACGCGGCGGGCGAGGTTACCGGGGGCATTCACGGCGGGAATCGTCTCGGCGGGAACGCAATCACCGAAATTTTCGTGTCAGGAAGAATCGCGGCTCAGACTTTGAACGCTGAGAACAAGTAA
- a CDS encoding putative Ig domain-containing protein: MYIEAENIIAEAKYFTDEGTISIPGGGYTIVSDDALDGVSSKTVLDNVASGRDMTFGLKVHPSVNHPSVSGGSKNYIGSTFMEYEVTDDSGKAVAFTGGAETGLNGRNISWTFPADLSMDGSATLPNFKSTAEQLAGIVPYVEAVSSDGNLTALNYRLVASNDTSTAVTPSYRTDFRFYIESRDFEAGKAVRIFRGDWLNNSYSGTFTFSEPIPMEQIYNVQVRLRSYEDSRRPVYIWHFFIAEALEITTATLPAATQNAPYTATLAANLTGATWSVISGSLPDGLTLSTSGTISGSPTTAGTSTFTVKAEKDSQSAEKQLSITVSATPTITITTTSLPSGTLNTAYSATLAASITGANWSVISGTLPAGLSLNSSTGVISGTPITAGTSTFTVRATYSTASAEKQFTITISDITPVPVTTLTITTSSLPDGTAGTAYSATLAANLSGVTWSVISGTLPAGLTLNSSTGAITGTPTAEGTSSFTVRAVSGSQSAEKSFTVNIAQGVIGIGGGTSGGCESGLSVCGLLLLAIFLKKR, encoded by the coding sequence ATGTACATTGAAGCCGAGAATATTATCGCTGAGGCAAAATATTTCACGGACGAGGGAACAATCAGCATACCCGGCGGAGGATATACGATTGTTTCAGACGATGCTTTAGACGGCGTGTCATCAAAAACAGTGCTTGACAATGTAGCGTCAGGAAGGGATATGACGTTCGGCCTGAAAGTACATCCGTCAGTAAATCATCCGTCAGTAAGCGGGGGCAGCAAGAATTATATCGGCTCAACATTTATGGAATATGAGGTAACAGACGACAGCGGAAAGGCTGTAGCATTCACGGGCGGAGCTGAGACCGGGCTTAACGGGAGAAATATATCATGGACATTCCCGGCTGATTTGAGCATGGACGGAAGCGCAACACTGCCTAATTTCAAGTCTACAGCAGAACAGCTCGCGGGGATTGTTCCGTATGTTGAAGCAGTAAGCTCGGACGGAAATTTGACGGCGTTAAACTACAGGCTTGTTGCGTCAAATGACACCTCAACAGCTGTAACTCCCTCATACAGGACGGATTTCAGGTTCTATATTGAGTCGCGGGACTTTGAAGCAGGAAAGGCAGTCAGAATTTTCCGGGGCGACTGGCTGAACAACAGCTACAGCGGGACATTCACATTCAGCGAGCCTATACCGATGGAGCAGATCTACAACGTTCAAGTGAGACTGCGTTCATACGAGGACTCAAGGCGACCTGTTTACATCTGGCACTTCTTTATTGCTGAAGCCCTCGAAATCACAACAGCGACTCTCCCCGCCGCAACACAGAACGCTCCCTATACAGCGACCCTCGCGGCTAATCTCACTGGCGCAACGTGGTCTGTAATTTCAGGCTCGCTCCCCGATGGACTCACCCTCAGCACATCGGGGACAATCTCAGGCTCTCCCACGACGGCAGGGACATCAACATTCACCGTTAAGGCCGAGAAGGACTCACAGTCAGCGGAAAAACAGCTCTCAATCACCGTAAGCGCAACTCCCACAATCACAATCACGACAACGAGCCTTCCTTCAGGGACGCTGAACACGGCATACTCCGCAACACTCGCGGCAAGCATTACGGGCGCAAACTGGAGCGTGATTAGCGGGACTCTTCCTGCCGGATTATCGCTCAATTCCTCAACGGGCGTAATCTCAGGCACTCCGATAACCGCAGGCACTTCAACATTCACCGTAAGAGCGACATACAGCACAGCGAGCGCGGAAAAACAGTTCACAATCACAATCTCAGATATAACTCCTGTACCTGTTACAACGCTCACAATTACGACATCGAGTCTTCCCGACGGCACAGCAGGCACGGCATATTCGGCGACTCTCGCGGCGAATCTTTCGGGCGTAACGTGGTCTGTGATTTCCGGGACACTTCCTGCGGGACTCACTCTCAATTCCTCAACGGGCGCGATTACGGGTACACCAACAGCAGAGGGGACATCATCATTCACCGTAAGGGCTGTATCAGGATCACAGAGCGCGGAAAAATCATTCACCGTCAACATAGCTCAGGGGGTAATCGGCATTGGAGGCGGCACAAGCGGAGGCTGTGAGTCAGGGCTTTCGGTTTGCGGCCTGCTGCTTCTCGCAATCTTCCTCAAGAAACGTTAG
- a CDS encoding type II secretion system protein, whose translation MPTSRTRTNHSGFTLAEILVVLAVIGISASVMLPRISFYFEPSSAILQRLIEEASDMALSGTPVRLSVKTENISAKRGVITAEALMQKEVAEDSISAFLGTDKERPVILEWQNVSMKNIPDDDGWKFEPEIIYFYADGSCSPAKITQAGRNITESNADEYALTVTGYCMKIEKK comes from the coding sequence ATGCCGACATCACGAACGAGGACTAATCACAGCGGCTTCACTCTCGCGGAAATTCTCGTAGTTCTTGCGGTCATAGGAATATCAGCGTCAGTAATGCTCCCGCGGATTTCGTTTTACTTTGAGCCTTCGTCAGCAATATTACAGCGGCTGATAGAGGAAGCGTCTGACATGGCTTTGTCAGGAACGCCCGTAAGATTGTCGGTGAAGACTGAAAATATTTCCGCAAAGCGCGGAGTAATCACTGCAGAAGCCCTCATGCAGAAAGAAGTCGCAGAAGACAGCATAAGCGCGTTTCTCGGAACAGACAAAGAACGCCCCGTGATTCTCGAATGGCAGAATGTCAGCATGAAGAATATCCCCGATGATGACGGCTGGAAATTTGAGCCTGAGATAATATATTTCTACGCTGACGGCTCCTGCTCCCCCGCAAAAATCACGCAGGCAGGCAGAAATATTACGGAGAGTAACGCGGATGAATATGCGCTGACAGTTACGGGCTACTGCATGAAGATCGAAAAGAAGTAA
- the gspG gene encoding type II secretion system major pseudopilin GspG, whose translation MKERKLMLVRRSGFTLIEIMVVVVILGLLAALVVPRIGPQVAEAQRTTAATQIRSLEDALEMYRMHNGFYPSTQQGLDALVTAPTTSPVPKRYAEGGYLKKVPDDPWGNPYIYRNQNGRITITSYGPDGEEGGEGVNADITNED comes from the coding sequence ATGAAAGAAAGAAAGTTAATGTTAGTGCGGCGTTCAGGATTTACGCTGATTGAAATTATGGTTGTCGTTGTAATTTTGGGACTGCTTGCGGCTCTTGTAGTTCCCAGAATCGGCCCACAGGTAGCGGAAGCACAGCGCACTACAGCGGCGACTCAGATACGCTCGCTTGAGGACGCTCTCGAAATGTACAGGATGCACAACGGCTTCTACCCCTCCACACAGCAGGGGCTTGACGCTCTCGTTACAGCACCGACAACAAGCCCAGTCCCGAAACGTTACGCGGAAGGCGGCTACCTCAAGAAAGTCCCCGATGACCCATGGGGCAATCCGTACATATACCGCAATCAGAACGGACGAATCACAATAACTAGCTACGGCCCTGACGGTGAAGAAGGCGGAGAAGGAGTCAATGCCGACATCACGAACGAGGACTAA
- a CDS encoding type II secretion system F family protein has translation MPYFSYTGYDAKGKTAKGTIEAASSIQAVDRLTERGIVVVDVKIAEDKKSGRTAKIKLLPLDQHIFFCRSLASYLKSGLPLADCLRIMSRQARDRNMKPVMEKLLAEVEGGRKFHTALSESGAFRESLWRVAESGEQSGTLISVLNEAADEFKLEDDLRRKIRGAMTYPIVMAVVGIGVVSFMLTYVVPKISELFEDMHQTLPLPTRILIGMSDFLSGYGLWILLALAVMFIWMKRTGRKIVLPFMRGITDQLNLALVMSHISTLLKSGIPLVSALKMASSMDVQTQRWLDAAEMVKAGHRFDKALEKIGMPEETVAVVRVGEMGGELAEALTNVSEQSREIAQTRMERLSTLMEPMMVLILGFSVGFIVLAILTPVFDLAGIVR, from the coding sequence ATGCCATATTTCAGCTACACAGGATATGACGCAAAGGGCAAAACAGCAAAGGGAACAATAGAGGCCGCCTCATCAATTCAGGCTGTTGACCGCCTCACAGAACGCGGGATTGTTGTTGTTGACGTGAAAATAGCTGAGGACAAAAAGAGCGGGCGAACCGCAAAAATCAAGCTCCTTCCGTTAGACCAGCATATATTTTTCTGCCGGAGCCTTGCGTCTTACCTGAAATCGGGACTCCCGTTAGCAGACTGCCTCCGCATAATGTCTCGGCAGGCAAGAGACAGGAACATGAAGCCGGTGATGGAAAAATTGCTTGCCGAAGTTGAGGGAGGGCGCAAATTCCACACAGCATTGTCCGAGTCAGGCGCATTCCGTGAAAGTTTATGGCGCGTGGCAGAATCGGGCGAGCAGTCCGGGACGCTAATATCAGTCCTGAATGAGGCCGCTGACGAGTTCAAGCTAGAGGACGACCTGCGGCGCAAAATTCGCGGGGCTATGACGTATCCCATAGTGATGGCGGTTGTCGGAATCGGCGTTGTGTCATTCATGCTTACGTATGTTGTGCCGAAAATTTCGGAGCTTTTCGAGGACATGCACCAGACGCTGCCCCTGCCCACAAGAATATTAATCGGAATGTCGGACTTCCTCAGCGGTTACGGCCTTTGGATATTGCTTGCGCTGGCGGTGATGTTCATATGGATGAAGCGCACCGGGCGGAAAATAGTACTGCCGTTCATGCGCGGGATAACTGACCAGCTTAATTTAGCCCTCGTAATGTCCCACATAAGCACCCTGCTGAAGTCGGGAATACCGCTTGTATCAGCCCTGAAAATGGCCTCGTCAATGGACGTTCAGACTCAGAGATGGTTAGACGCTGCCGAAATGGTAAAGGCCGGACACCGTTTCGACAAAGCACTTGAGAAAATCGGAATGCCGGAGGAAACTGTAGCAGTTGTGAGAGTCGGCGAAATGGGCGGGGAGCTTGCCGAGGCACTTACGAACGTTTCCGAGCAGTCTCGCGAAATTGCACAGACAAGAATGGAAAGGCTTTCAACATTGATGGAGCCGATGATGGTTCTGATACTGGGCTTCAGCGTGGGCTTCATAGTGCTTGCGATATTAACGCCGGTATTTGACCTTGCTGGTATAGTGAGATAA
- a CDS encoding type II/IV secretion system protein, with protein sequence MPAELEKSPVTEEASHAGENPGAETLPPLPEAKEVSSLLPEGMGLDILRQAKIVPLRIEDGVMIIGAVNFDAYPKAQMLGVALGYPVDVEIRDEKEISELLRTLYDLRSVAADEAAKNIEGIDDIDDLTREDVLSDSVDVPVIRLVNGLFVDALRQRATDIHVEPYEDEVLIRFRIDGVLQDRLRLPRSNQAPLTSRIKVMSRMDIAEHMSPQDGRIGITVGDRAVDVRVGLVPTQYGERIAMRLLDKGHGLLTLSDLGMEKREREIMNELIHHPHGMILFTGPTGSGKSTSLYAILQALASPQVNIITVEDPVEYALPGVSQIQVNEKAGVTFASALRSILRQDPDIVMIGEMRDFETAHIGVQASLTGHLVLSTLHTNDSISAIIRLVDMGIEPYLAASCMIGTVAQRLARRLCPHCRREITPPAMMQKQGLSRAFEPVGCSECHNTGYRGRVGLYEQFVINEAIQEAFVSGAPASKLREIARESGFKTLWEIGLSAVQSGLTSPDELARVAGED encoded by the coding sequence ATGCCCGCTGAACTGGAGAAATCCCCCGTAACAGAAGAAGCCTCACACGCAGGTGAAAATCCCGGAGCTGAGACCCTGCCTCCTTTGCCTGAAGCTAAAGAGGTCTCAAGCCTCCTTCCTGAAGGAATGGGACTTGATATATTGCGGCAGGCGAAAATAGTCCCTCTCCGAATAGAAGACGGCGTTATGATAATCGGGGCTGTGAATTTTGACGCATACCCGAAAGCGCAGATGTTAGGCGTTGCGCTGGGATACCCTGTAGATGTTGAAATCCGAGACGAGAAGGAAATCAGCGAGCTTCTGCGGACATTGTACGACTTGCGGAGCGTTGCAGCTGATGAGGCCGCCAAGAATATCGAGGGGATAGACGACATTGACGACCTAACCCGCGAGGATGTTTTGAGCGACTCTGTTGACGTTCCTGTCATACGCCTTGTGAACGGTCTTTTTGTTGACGCATTGAGGCAGCGTGCTACAGATATTCACGTAGAACCGTATGAAGATGAGGTGTTAATCCGCTTCAGGATAGACGGAGTATTGCAGGACAGGCTGAGGCTTCCCCGCTCGAATCAGGCACCGCTGACGAGCCGAATAAAAGTCATGAGCCGAATGGACATAGCCGAACACATGTCCCCGCAGGACGGCAGAATAGGAATAACAGTAGGGGACAGGGCGGTTGATGTCCGCGTAGGGCTTGTGCCGACACAGTACGGGGAGCGCATAGCTATGAGGCTCTTAGACAAAGGACACGGATTATTGACGCTCTCAGATTTGGGCATGGAGAAGCGCGAGCGTGAAATCATGAACGAATTAATCCATCACCCTCACGGAATGATACTGTTCACCGGCCCTACAGGAAGCGGGAAGTCAACCAGCCTTTACGCTATACTTCAGGCACTCGCAAGCCCGCAGGTAAACATAATCACAGTAGAAGACCCCGTAGAATATGCCCTCCCCGGAGTAAGTCAGATACAGGTGAACGAGAAAGCCGGCGTAACATTCGCGTCAGCATTGCGCTCAATCCTGAGACAAGATCCCGACATCGTGATGATAGGAGAGATGAGAGACTTTGAGACGGCGCATATCGGCGTTCAGGCATCACTGACGGGGCATTTAGTGCTGTCAACCCTTCACACGAATGACTCAATCAGCGCGATAATCCGTCTTGTAGACATGGGAATAGAGCCGTACTTGGCCGCAAGCTGTATGATTGGCACAGTGGCGCAGAGACTTGCCCGGAGATTATGCCCTCACTGCAGGCGCGAGATTACTCCCCCGGCCATGATGCAGAAACAGGGATTGTCGCGGGCGTTTGAGCCTGTGGGGTGTTCTGAGTGTCATAATACCGGCTACCGCGGGCGCGTGGGACTTTACGAGCAGTTTGTGATAAATGAGGCTATACAGGAAGCATTTGTATCCGGCGCACCTGCTTCAAAGCTCCGTGAAATAGCGCGTGAGTCAGGGTTCAAAACGCTGTGGGAAATCGGGCTTTCCGCTGTTCAGTCCGGGCTGACTTCCCCCGATGAGCTTGCACGGGTTGCCGGAGAGGATTAG